A segment of the Cohnella algarum genome:
AATAAGGAGCATCCTCCAGCATGCTGTCCAGCAGCGGGCGAAATCCGTCCTTCATCCGCTTGGCGATTCCGTACCGGAACGAGGCCAGCAGCTCTTCCCAGCTCGCGCCTTCATACCAAAGCTCCCGTTCCGCCGTCTCCGCGTCCCGGAGCTCCTGCCATCCGGCCGTCCACATTCCCTGCTCTTCGCCGATAAACACTTGCCCCCGCTCGACGTCCGACAGTCCGGCCGTCCGTTCAAACCGATTCAGAAATACGACTTCCATTCGAGATTCCTCCTTGCCCGCTTCCGCGGCATATTGGCATGTTCCGGCACGAACGCCATGCGGAGACACAAAAAGCACCTCCCGCCGCATGGACGAAAGAGGTGCTTCCTCTCGAATGCCTGAACTATGTATGGCTATTATACTGAATATGGATCGAATTGGCAAGTTAACTTTTTTTGTCCGCCGCTGCCCCGTCCTGTCACAGGTTCTCCTTTTGCCGCGATCTCCGAAATTATGTTAAGGTTAAGTCATCTTCGGATATTTTAGACCGGTTATGGCAGGAAGGCAGGTACGCCCTTATGAACAGCGCGAGAACGTCCGCGACGGGGACGGACAAACGATACGCGGAAGCGGAAACTTTCATCAGACAGGCTTACGGGGAACTGGACAAGTCGCCCGCGGAAGCGGAAAGGCGCATTCGGGAAATCGGACGGCAGCTCGAAACGGAAGGCCGCTACAGCCACACGTTCGAGGAACTGTCGCACGGAGCGAAAATGGCGTGGCGCAACGCCAACCGCTGCATCGGCAGGCTGTTCTGGAACCGGATGCACGTCCTCGACGCCAGGGATTGCGAGACTTCCGACGACGTATACGCCGCGTTGCTGCGGCATATCGAATTCGCCACCAACGGCGGCGAAATCCGTCCGGCGATCACCGTGTTCGCGCCGGCAACCGGCGGAAGGGAACCGGTGCGCATCTGGAACCACCAGCTCATCCGCTACGCGGGCTACCGGACGGAGGACGGCATCATCGGCGACCCCGCTTCGGCAAGCTTTACGGATGTTTGCCGCAAGCTGGGCTGGCAGGGCGCAGGCACTCCGTTCGACGTGCTGCCTCTCGTCATCCAGACGGACGAACAGGAGCCGCGGCTGTATCCGATTCCCGAGCGGCTTGTGCTGGAAGTCCCCCTGTCCCATCCCGAACTCGACCTTTTCGGCGAAACCGCAGTCAAATGGTACGCCGTTCCGATCATATCGGATATGGCGCTTGAAATCGGAGGCGTTCGCTATCCCGCGGCCCCGTTCAACGGCTGGTACATGGGAACGGAAATCGGGGCCCGCAATTTGGCCGACGAGTTCCGCTACGATATGCTGCCTGCGGTCGCACGCAATATGGGGCTGGATACGAGCACCCATTCATCCCTTTGGAAGGATCGCGCCCTCGTCGAGCTGAATGCGGCCGTGCTTCATTCGTTTCGAAAAAGCGGCGTCAGCATCGTCGACCATCATACGGCCGCGCAGCAATTCAAAATGTTCGAGAAAAACGAGGCCCGGGCCGGCCGCGAAGTGACCGGCCGCTGGTCGTGGCTCATTCCGCCGATGTCTCCGGCGACGACCGACATTTTTCACGGCAGCTATGAGGACCGCACGGTTTTCCCGGGGTTTGTTTATCAGGACCGGCCATACGGGCAATAAAGAAAGGAGGCTTGTTTTTTGAAACCGAACGATTTCGACTTTATGTCCGACAGCACCGAGCAGACTTCGACGAGATTCGTAACCTTCATTACGCCGGGCATGCACCGGTTCGACCTGGCCATTACGACGACGAACCGGTTCTACGGCAAAAAGCTGGTTGTCGACATGCAATCGGGACGCAGCGCCGTGCTCGGCGCGGACGATTTGGAGGAAGAGGGCGTTCTGAACTCCGTCTTCAAGCTCGATGACGAGCAGGCGGCCGAGCTGTCCCAATTTTTAAGCCTCGTGCTGGGCGAGCCACACTTTACCGATTGAAAAGCTTTTTGCCGATCCCGCGTTATCTCGCTTTGTTTTTTTGCTTGTGAGCCGCTTCCTCCAGCCGCTGAAAGCGCCGCAAGTCGGCCTTCCGGATCGGCAGCGGCTCTTTGCGCAGCAATTTGACGATCGACCAGATCAAAAGCAAGAGCAGCACGGTAAAAGGCAGCGCCGCGATCAAGGAGGCGGTTTGCAGCGCTTCGAGCCCGCCCGCGTACAACAGCGTCGCCGCGATTCCCGCCATCAGCGCGCCGCAGACGATTTTGGCGGCGAGCGGCGGATTCAGGCTGCCGCGGGTCGTCATGCTCGCCAAAATAAACGTCGCGGAATCCGCCGACGTGACCAGGAAAGTCGCGATGAGCAAAATCGACAGAAAAGACAAAATCGCCGTAAACGGCATATGCCTGTAGAGCTCGAACAAAGCCGAGGTCAGATCCGCATTTACGGCCGCCGCAATGCCGGCGCCGCGATTCAAGTCGTGCCACAAGGCGGTCCCCCCGAACGCCGCCATCCACAGGCAGGCGATCAGCGGCGGGACGACCATGACGCCGATAATGAATTCGCGGATCGTCCTTCCTTTCGATACCCGGGCCACGAATCCGCCCACGAACGGCGACCAGGCGATCGCCCAAGCCCAGTAGAAAATCGTCCAATCCCGAATCCAGGTGCCTCCGGCATAAGGCTGCAACCGCAGGCTGTACTGGATGAAGTTGGCGATATAATCCCCGAGCGCCAGCGTGAACGTCTCCAGAATAAAGACGGTAGGGCCGGCAACGAAAATAAACAGCACGAGAGCCAATGCCGCTGCCAGATTCAAATTGCTGAGCACGCGAATGCCCTTATCCAGCCCCGTCGTCGACGAAAGCATATAGAGAACGAAAAGCGCCGCGATCATGAGCAGCTGTATGCCGACGGAATCCCCGATGCCCCATACGGCTTTCAGGCCTCCGTTCATTTGCAGGACGCCGAGGCCGACGGAAGTGGCGATTCCCATGACGGTGGCAATGACGGCCAAGCTGTCGATCGCGTTTTTCACGATCGGCCTGGAGCCCGTAACCGGTTCGGTCGCGGTCGAAATCAGACCGTTTTTTTGCTTTTTGAACTGCATGAAAGCGATGGCGAGACCGACGATGGCGGACACCGACCATTGGCTGATTCCCCAGTGAAAAAAGGAATAGCCCATCGCGATTCGCGCCGCTTCCTCCGTCAACGGCGGAACGCCCGCGAACGGCGTCGTAAAAAAGTGGCTCATCGGTTCGGCGACGCCGTAAAAGACGAGCCCCGCCCCGAAGCCCGCGGAAAACAGCATCCCGATCCAGGTAAAAAAGGGAAACTCGGGCTTTTCCTTGTCTCCGCCTAGACGAATCGACCCGTATTTGCTGATCGCCAGTCCGATCAAAAAAACGATAATCAAAAAGACGGCCAGCAAATAAAACCAGCCGAAGTTGTCCGTCGTAAACAGAAACAGCCGGTTCGCGATATCGCCGAACGTCGCCGGCGCGAACGCTCCGAACGCAACGAACAATAAAATGACGGCGACCGACACCGCGAACACCGGGTTTTTCCACAGTTTTTGTTCCATGCTGTCCCCCTCGAACACCGTTGTCCCCTAATTGTTTCCTTACGCTTGCTTGTTATGCAGCGGGAGAACAGCGACAAAAAGCGGCGCATGGATCCTATGTTCGGGGAGAAGCTAACGGAAACCCCTTCGAAAAGGAGACGTTACCGATGCCGCGTTCCCGCCCCGAAACCCGGCACCAGGTCCCGGACCTGGCGACCGTGGAATCGCAGCGCAACGACCTGACCGCCGAAGAATTTCCGGAAGGCCCGTACGGCAGCCCGGTTTCCGTCAAGCTTGGCAAAAGCACGCCGTGGCGGGAGGAGCAGCGTCCGCCGAATAGCTATACGTATGAAAACCGGGAGCTTCATGCCGGGATGGAGCGGGACTACCCCGGGGACCATCCGACGCACGCCGAGCGTCCCGAGCCCGAATCCGAATAACGAGCAAACAAAACGACCCTGCTTTTTCCGAGATTCCGTTTTCGGAAAAAGCGGGGTCGTTTTGAAGAGGCGAACCGCGTTACCCGATCCAGCGAAGGCGATCCCGGAACTCCAGCTCCTCGCACATCGCCAGCGCGCGTACCCGGTCGAGGTTCCAGACGCATTGCTCTAGCGGCAAGTCGACGGGCGCGTCGCAGCGGATCGTGGCAAGCTCCCGGGACAGATGAAGCATCTCCAGATCGTCCTCGATTTTGCGCCGGAGCGAGGCCGAAATATGCGGCAAATTTTCCAAAATGCCGTCAATGGACGCGTACTCGCGGATCAGCTTCATCGCCGTCTTTTCCCCGATGCCGCGCACCCCGGGATAGTTGTCGCTCGCATCGCCCATCAGCCCTTTCAAATCGACGATCTGGGCGGGCGTCATTTGCCGTTCTTCCATCAAAACCTCGGGCGTATAAACGATATAATTGCCGTGTCCTTTTTTCATGATCGCGACCCGGATGCGTTCGTCCGTCAATTGCAGCAGGTCGTGGTCGCCGGTCATGATCGTCACCAGCGCCTCGCCGCTGAACCGCCTGGCCAGCGTCCCGATGCAATCGTCGGCTTCGAAATCCCGGACGCCGACGTTCACGACGCCGAAGCTCTCCATCACGTCCCGGATCAGGCCGAACTGGGGAACCAAATCTTCCGGGGCCTCCGGGCGATTTCCCTTGTAGCCCGCGTATTGGCCCGTCCGAAACGTCGTGCTGCCCATATCCCAGCAGCAGACGATATGGGTGGGCGAAAAACGCTGCACCGCATCGCCGAAATACCGCAAATACCCGTGAATCGCATTGACCGGCGTGCCGTTTTGCGTCCTTTTGACCGATCCTCCGTAAGCGGTGGCGTAAAAGGCGCGAAACAGCACGGCCATGCCGTCGATAAGCAGCACGCGCCTCGTCTCGTCCGGCTCCGTCTCCCTGATCAGCGCCATCGGTTTCATCCTTCCCGTTCTAAGTTTTACCTTGGTTCATGTTCCCGCAAAAAGCGGCCGATCCGGCGGGCGGCGCAAACAAGCCGCTCTTCTTCCTCGACCAGCGCCAGCCTCGCATACCCTTCTCCCCGCGCGCCGAACGCATGGCCCGGCACCGAAGCTACGCCCGCGGCCGCGAGCAGCTCCCGGGAGAACGTCCTGGACGTCCACCCGGAGGGAAGCGGCGCCCAGACGAACATCGTCGCTTTCGGAAGAGGAATGGCCCACCCTTCTTCCCGAAGCGCCTCGACGAACCGGTCCCTCCTCCGCTCGTAGAGGGCGGCCACCGGCTCGGGAGCCGCCATGTCCCGCTCCATCGCGGCGACGGCGGCCTCCTGCACGGCGAGAAAAACGCCGAAATCGATATTGTCCTTCAGCGCCCGCAGCGATTCGAGAGCATCCCGATTGCCGACGGCAAAGCCGATGCGGCCTCCTGCCAGATGAAACGATTTCGAGAGCGAATGGAATTCGACCGCTACCTCCTTCGCGCCCGGCACTTCCAGCACGCTCGGCGGGCGGAAGCCGTCGAAGGCCATTTCGCTGTACGCATTGTCGTGAACGAGCAGCACGCCGCGCCGCCGGGCGACCTCGACCGCCCGCTCGAAAAACGCCAGATCGGCCGTAGCCGAAAGCGGGTTGCTCGGATAGTTGAGCAGCATGAACTTGATTTTGTCCCATGCGGCTTCGGGCACCGCGTCAAAGTCCGGCAAGTAGCCGTTTTCCTCGGTTAACGGCAGGCGGATCGCCTCCACGCCGGCCACGGCGAGCCCGGCCTGGTAGACGGGGTATCCGGGATCGGGCAGCAGGACGCAATCGCCGGGGTTCGTCACCGCCAGCGCAAGGTGGGCAAGGCCGTCCTGCGTCCCCATCAGCGACAGCAATTCCCCGCGAGGATCCAGCGAGACGCCGAACCGGCGCTCGAACCACGCGGCCGCCGTCTCGCGGAATTTCGCCGAGCCTTGCGTGCCCGGGTACCGGTACAGCTCGGACCGCAGGGCCGCCTTCGACAGCGCCTCCATGATCTCCGGGGAAGGAGGACGGTCCGGACTGCCGATGTCGAGCGCGATCACGTCCGTCCCTTGCCGGAGCGCCTCCGCCTTCCACTCCGCCACCTCGGCGAAAATCGCCGAACCGAGCCTGTCCAGCCGATCCGACCTCCATTTGTTCGTCATGTCCATCTTCCTTTCGAAGTTAACCCGGGTGAGGCAGTCCGGTCTCCTGAACCATCCACATCATATAAAGCAGCACGAGCGCGAGTCCTCCGTACATGAGCCCGTACCGCCAGCGCACGCGGCTCGGCACGTCGTAATAATTGCCGGGCTCGTGTCTCGTTCCTTCCACGCGAACCGTCAGCGTCAGCTTGCCGTGTTCGTCGGGCGGCTTGATTTGACGGATATGAACGTTTTTCACAATGCACGGCACGTTCACTTCCAGCTGCCCGCGAAACGACACCGGCTCCCACCAGAACTCCACGACGTGCTGGCCGTCCAAGCGGCAATACGCGGTAAAGGGAAGGTCCCGCCGGTGCGTTTCGCCCGAAAAATACCACGCAGGCAGCGCCGGGGCGACTTCCGCCTCGTAAACGCCTTCCGCGAAATGCGGTTCCCCTCCGTTGCGGTCGCGTTTGAATCGTCTGTACATTTCCCATAGAAACCAGAACCACACGAGCGCAAAAAGGAAACTGCCCGTATACCAGACGACGAACGGACCCAATACCGCCCCGACGACCCAAAGCCACCGGCTTACCGCGGATGCGATCCGGCCCCCGTCGAGCGGATGAATCGGCAGCAGATTGAGAAGGTTCAAAAAGAAACCGACGTAGGCGAGCGCATACCACACTTCCGCGCCGGTGACGTACCCGATGCCGTAGCAAACGAACGCCCCGACCGTCCCGAGCGCCGGACCGCCGATGGCGATGGCCGCTTCCGTTTCCGCATCCTTCGGGTTTCGTTTCATCATGATCAGCGCCCCGACGAACGGAATGAAAACCGGGGCGCTGACCGGCAAACCGCGGCGCTTCGCCGCCCAGACGTGGCCCATCTCATGCACGAAAATAAGCGCGACGAAGCCGAGCGCGAACGTCCACGGGTAGATGAGCGCGTAAGCCCCGACCGTGACGGCCATCGAGAGCAGAGGCTTGCCGAACTTCAGCAGCGCCAGCAGCACTCCTTTGCCTTTGGAGAGCAGCAGGAGCAATCCGGCCGCCCATGCCCACGATCCTTTCGCGGGAGCGCGTTTCTTGCTTTGCCCCTCTTCCGCTTGTGCCAACGCGATGCTCCTCTCCTTTACCGCCCCCAGACGGGGAAGATGTCCTGCTCGCGAAAGCCGACCGTCGCCTTGCGGCCGTCGGTCATGACCGGCCGCTTGATCAGCCTGCCGTTTCCGGACAGGAGACTGATTTTCTCATCGTCGGTCAGGTTCGGCAGCTTGTCCTTCAGCTTCTGCTCCTTATATACTTCGCCCGACGTGTTGAACCATTTGGCGACGGGCAGTCCGCTTTGCGCGATCAGCTTCCGCAATTCGTCTTCGGACGGCGGCTGTTCGAAAATGTCCGTAAGCTCCAGCTCATAGCCGTTTTCCTTCAGCCAATTGACCGCTTTGCGGCACGTGCCGCACTTCGGGTAGTGGTAAACGTGCAATTTTTTGCTCATCGCGATGCTCCTTGTGTCTCGTTTCCTCATCCGGGAGTCCGGACGGATGAACGGTCTCGTCGACCGTTCATCCGCCGAATGTTTCAGGTTCAGCCCCATAACGGGCATTTCCGGCCGTTGGTTGCGGCTCCGCGCCAAAGGCGCTTTCGGCGCTTAACGATGCCGGCCGCCGTTTTCGCCGGAAGCTTGCGAAGATCCCGGCCACGGAAGCTCCGGCAATTCCGCGAGCCGCGCCGCCAGCGCCTCCAGGTCCCGCGGCAGCGCGGCTTCGAGCGTCATCGCTTCCTTCGTGACCGGATGGCGAAAGCCGAGCAGCCGCGCGTGCAGCGCCTGCCGCTGCGCCGCGCGGTCCAGCAGGCGAGACAGCGCCGACCGTTCCCAGGCCGGGTCGGTATAATAACTGTCGCCGATGAGCGGGCAGCCGATCGAGGTCATATGGACCCGGATCTGGTGCGTTCGCCCCGTTCCGAGCCGGATCGCCAGCTCCGAGGCTCCGCAGGCGAAATGGCGGGCCAGCGCGTAGTACGTCAACGACGGCGCGCCGTCGTCGCGAATCGCCCGCCGATGCGGGTCTTCCGGGACGCGACCGATCGGCCCGCGCACTTCCCCCGCCTCCAGCGGCGGCTTTCCGTAAACGAAAGCCAGGTATTCTTTTTCCACCGTTCCTTCGATCATCTGTTCCGATAGCTGCTGGTGCGCGTACGGATGTTTGGCGACGATCACCAGTCCCGACGTGTGCTCGTCCAGGCGATGCACCGGGCGAAACCGGCACCGCTCGCCGCGCTCTCGCCAATAATGCATGACCCCGTTGGCCAGCGTGTTCATGTAATGTCCGGTCGTCGGATGAACGATTACGCCGGCCGGCTTGTTCAGCACGAGCAAATGCTCGTCCTCGAACACGATATCGAGCTCCATCGGCTGCGGCAAAATATCTTCCGACGTCTCCTCCGCCATCCGCACCTCGATTTTGTCCCCGGCCGCGATTTTATCGTGCGGGCGCGCCGGTTGCCCGTTGATCTTCAATCCGTCCTCGGACGTCTTCAGCCGGACGTACAGCTTCCGGGAAATGCCGAGCCGCAGCTTCAGCACGTCGCGCAGCGTCCTGCCCTCGTCGGCCGGAAGCGCGACGTGAACGATCGGCGGGTAATACCGGTCCGCCGATTCATGCATCGGCCGGCGGCCTCCGTCCGAACACGCGGGCTCCGCGTTCGTATTCCGTGTCCCGGACGCCGAGCAGCGCGTTCGCCGCGCGCGCCGCGGCGAAAAAATAATCGGAAAGCCGGTTCAAGTAGCGCAGCACCTCTTCCGGGCAGCTTTGCCCCGACGCCGACAGCGTCACCGCCCGGCGCTCCGCGCGCCGGCACACGGTCCGGCACGCATGCAGCGTCGCGGCCGGCGGGCTGCCGCCGGGCAATATAAACCGCTCGATCGCCGGCGCCGCGGCCGCGTGCCGGTCGATCCACGTCTCCAGCCGCTCCGTCATCGCGGCCGATACTTTCAGCTGCTCCGGCTTCGGCTGCGCATACGACAGGTCGGAGCCGCAGTCGAACAGCTCATGCTGGATGACGGCCAGCTCGTTCAGCATCTCCGCGCCCTTGCCGTCAGGCAGGGCCGCGAGCGCCGCGGCCGCCAGACCGACCAGCGCGTTCAGCTCGTCGATCGTCCCGAAAGCCTCCACCCGCGCATCGTCCTTTAAGACGCGCGAGCCGATAACGGACGTCGTTCCTTTGTCTCCCGTTCGGGTATATAGGTTCACTTTTGAAAAATCCCCCGCTTCGTGCGCAATCCTTTCAATTCCGCGGCCACGCCGGCCGTCAGCCGGTGCATGCCGTCGCAGGCGCTTGCCAGGCGCATGTTCGCCGCCGAGAGCCGGGTCGCATACCAGCGCTCCCACAGACCGCCGGCAAGTCCCGCGGCCGGTTCCTCCGTTACGACGATGCGTCTCCCGGCAAAAGCCAAAATCGCCTCGACGATTTCATCCAGCGCCGCATCCAGCTGCGCGGCCAGGTGGCCCGGATCCATCGCCGCCTCCTCCGCCCCGAAAGCCAATCTGCGGCGCAGCCAGCCGGCCAGCCCGTCGAAGACGACGACTCGCTGGTCGATCCGGAACGGATTCGAGCTCAGATTGATTTCCTGCAATTTGCGGGCCAAATCCGCGTCCGCATCAAGCGTCGCAAGGCGCAAAGAGGAGTCCGGTTTCGGCGAATCGCCGAGCCGCGCCGGCACGATCGCCGGGTCGTCGGGAAAGGCGGGACAAGTCAGCCATATCGCTTCCCGGCCCAGCGCTTCGGCGAGACGCCGGGCGAACGCCGTTTTCCCGCTGCCGACTCCCCCGGTGACGATCCACAGCATCCCGCTCCCCTCCTGTCGCGACCGTTCTTGTTTCACTATAGCACAAAAAGAAAAAGCCCGGAAACGCACCTCCGGGCTTAGCGGGCAATCAAGGCCTGTTTCATATATTCATTTATTTTAATATCCAGCAAGCGGCTGATTTCGATGACAGGTTCCGAGGTAAACGACATTTCCCGCAAAAACACCTCGGTCATGCTCCGCCTCAAAATGTCGATTTCGTCAGCCAAATTGCCGGAATTCGCGTAGGAATCGTAAACATACTCCGCCGTCTCCATGCTCTCTCCCCTTTCACTTGACGAGTCATCATCCAGCGGCTTGAAAAACAAGGGTAATTATAGCAGAACATGGGGAAAATTCATATCTAAATTAGAGAAATTGATCAAAAATCACATTTTGTTCAAAAACTCGCCAATTCTCTCCACCGATTCCGTCAACTGCGCGACCGAGGTCGCGTAAGAGCAGCGGATAAAGCCTTCCCCGCCTTTGCCGAACACGTGCCCGGGCACGACGGCGACTTTCGCTTCCTTCAGAAGACGTTCCGCAAACTCGTTGGAGCTCAGGCCCGACGACTGAATGGACGGAAACGCGTAAAACGCGCCCTGCGGCTCATGGCATTCCAGTCCGATTTCGCGGAAGCCGTTCACGACCAGCCTCCTGCGCTGATTGTAGGACTCGATCATGCGCTGCATTTCTTCGATGCCGTTTTTCAGCGCTTCGAGCGCCGCCACCTGGCTCATGATCGGGGCGCACATGACGGTATACTGATGAATCTTGAGCATGGCGCCGATAATGTCCGGGTGCCCGCACGCATAGCCGAGCCGCCAGCCGGTCATCGCGAACGCTTTGGAAAATCCGCTGACGACGATCGTCCGATCCCGCATGCCCGGCAGCTTCGAGAAGCTGACGTGCCGGTCGCCGTACGTCAATTCCGCATAAATTTCGTCCGAGATGACGATCAGATCGTGCTCTTCGACCACTTTGGCGATCGGCAGCATATCCTCGTACGTCATGATGGCGCCGGTCGGATTGCTCGGATAGCACAAAATAAGCAGCTTGGAGCGCGGCGTAATGGCGGCCCGCAAGTTCTCCGCGGTCAGCTTGAACCCGTCTTTGGCGAACGTCTCGATGCCGACGGCCACGCCGCCTCCGAGCTCGGTGATCGGATTGTAGGAAATATAGCAGGGCTCGGGCACGAGCATTTCGTCGCCGGGCTCGATCAGCGCCCGGATGGCCAGATCGATCGCTTCGCTGCCGCCCACGGTCACGAGAATTTCGTTCGCGGGATCATAGTCCATCTGGAACCTTCCGTGCAAATAGCCGCCGATCGCTTCCCGCAGCTCCGGCATGCCGGCGTTGGACGTATATTGCGTTTTTCCCTTCTCAAGCGAATACACCGCCGCATCCCGAAACCGCCAAGGCGTTACGAAGTCCGGTTCGCCGACGCCGAGCGAAATGATGCTGCTGTCCTTGCTGGCGCTCACCAGGTCGAAAAATCGGCGAATACCCGACGGCTGAATGGCGCGGGCGCCGGCCGACAAATACTCTTCCATTCGTTTGGTCCGGGTTGTGGGCATTTCCTCGTCTTTGATCATGGGACCTTCTTTCCCTCTTTCGGTTATAAGTTACGGTGAAATCGGCAATCGGTGATCGTCCTCGAATTCTTCGAAGATGATGCCGTCCTGCTTGTATTTTTTCAAAATAAAAAAGGTTTTCGTCGAGATGACCGATTCGATCGTGGACAGCTTGTTGGATACGAACGCCGCGACTTCCTTCAGGTTTTTGCCTTCGATTTCGACGAGCAGGTCGTACGCTCCGGACATGAGGTAGACGGATTTGACCTCGGGATACAAATAAATCCGTTCCGCGATGCTTTCAAAGCCGCGCCCCCGTTCCGGCGAGCACTCCACCTCGATCAAGGCGGTTACTTTTTCGTCGTCGACCTTGCTCCAATTGACGACGGTCGCATATTTGACGATGACATGATCGCTCTCCATCTCCGCGATGGCTTTGGACACTTCGGATTCGTCCGCACCCAGCATCGTGGCGATGACGGATGCGGACAAGCGCGCGTCTTCCTTGAGCAGATCCAGAATTTTCAGTTTTAATTCGTTCATTGGGATCCCTCCTGAATACCTTACATATTACATCAAATAC
Coding sequences within it:
- a CDS encoding BCCT family transporter, whose product is MEQKLWKNPVFAVSVAVILLFVAFGAFAPATFGDIANRLFLFTTDNFGWFYLLAVFLIIVFLIGLAISKYGSIRLGGDKEKPEFPFFTWIGMLFSAGFGAGLVFYGVAEPMSHFFTTPFAGVPPLTEEAARIAMGYSFFHWGISQWSVSAIVGLAIAFMQFKKQKNGLISTATEPVTGSRPIVKNAIDSLAVIATVMGIATSVGLGVLQMNGGLKAVWGIGDSVGIQLLMIAALFVLYMLSSTTGLDKGIRVLSNLNLAAALALVLFIFVAGPTVFILETFTLALGDYIANFIQYSLRLQPYAGGTWIRDWTIFYWAWAIAWSPFVGGFVARVSKGRTIREFIIGVMVVPPLIACLWMAAFGGTALWHDLNRGAGIAAAVNADLTSALFELYRHMPFTAILSFLSILLIATFLVTSADSATFILASMTTRGSLNPPLAAKIVCGALMAGIAATLLYAGGLEALQTASLIAALPFTVLLLLLIWSIVKLLRKEPLPIRKADLRRFQRLEEAAHKQKNKAR
- a CDS encoding RluA family pseudouridine synthase, with translation MHESADRYYPPIVHVALPADEGRTLRDVLKLRLGISRKLYVRLKTSEDGLKINGQPARPHDKIAAGDKIEVRMAEETSEDILPQPMELDIVFEDEHLLVLNKPAGVIVHPTTGHYMNTLANGVMHYWRERGERCRFRPVHRLDEHTSGLVIVAKHPYAHQQLSEQMIEGTVEKEYLAFVYGKPPLEAGEVRGPIGRVPEDPHRRAIRDDGAPSLTYYALARHFACGASELAIRLGTGRTHQIRVHMTSIGCPLIGDSYYTDPAWERSALSRLLDRAAQRQALHARLLGFRHPVTKEAMTLEAALPRDLEALAARLAELPELPWPGSSQASGENGGRHR
- a CDS encoding bifunctional adenosylcobinamide kinase/adenosylcobinamide-phosphate guanylyltransferase, yielding MLWIVTGGVGSGKTAFARRLAEALGREAIWLTCPAFPDDPAIVPARLGDSPKPDSSLRLATLDADADLARKLQEINLSSNPFRIDQRVVVFDGLAGWLRRRLAFGAEEAAMDPGHLAAQLDAALDEIVEAILAFAGRRIVVTEEPAAGLAGGLWERWYATRLSAANMRLASACDGMHRLTAGVAAELKGLRTKRGIFQK
- a CDS encoding nitric oxide synthase oxygenase, giving the protein MNSARTSATGTDKRYAEAETFIRQAYGELDKSPAEAERRIREIGRQLETEGRYSHTFEELSHGAKMAWRNANRCIGRLFWNRMHVLDARDCETSDDVYAALLRHIEFATNGGEIRPAITVFAPATGGREPVRIWNHQLIRYAGYRTEDGIIGDPASASFTDVCRKLGWQGAGTPFDVLPLVIQTDEQEPRLYPIPERLVLEVPLSHPELDLFGETAVKWYAVPIISDMALEIGGVRYPAAPFNGWYMGTEIGARNLADEFRYDMLPAVARNMGLDTSTHSSLWKDRALVELNAAVLHSFRKSGVSIVDHHTAAQQFKMFEKNEARAGREVTGRWSWLIPPMSPATTDIFHGSYEDRTVFPGFVYQDRPYGQ
- a CDS encoding cob(I)yrinic acid a,c-diamide adenosyltransferase, coding for MNLYTRTGDKGTTSVIGSRVLKDDARVEAFGTIDELNALVGLAAAALAALPDGKGAEMLNELAVIQHELFDCGSDLSYAQPKPEQLKVSAAMTERLETWIDRHAAAAPAIERFILPGGSPPAATLHACRTVCRRAERRAVTLSASGQSCPEEVLRYLNRLSDYFFAAARAANALLGVRDTEYERGARVFGRRPPADA
- a CDS encoding Spx/MgsR family RNA polymerase-binding regulatory protein → MSKKLHVYHYPKCGTCRKAVNWLKENGYELELTDIFEQPPSEDELRKLIAQSGLPVAKWFNTSGEVYKEQKLKDKLPNLTDDEKISLLSGNGRLIKRPVMTDGRKATVGFREQDIFPVWGR
- a CDS encoding aminotransferase class I/II-fold pyridoxal phosphate-dependent enzyme, encoding MTNKWRSDRLDRLGSAIFAEVAEWKAEALRQGTDVIALDIGSPDRPPSPEIMEALSKAALRSELYRYPGTQGSAKFRETAAAWFERRFGVSLDPRGELLSLMGTQDGLAHLALAVTNPGDCVLLPDPGYPVYQAGLAVAGVEAIRLPLTEENGYLPDFDAVPEAAWDKIKFMLLNYPSNPLSATADLAFFERAVEVARRRGVLLVHDNAYSEMAFDGFRPPSVLEVPGAKEVAVEFHSLSKSFHLAGGRIGFAVGNRDALESLRALKDNIDFGVFLAVQEAAVAAMERDMAAPEPVAALYERRRDRFVEALREEGWAIPLPKATMFVWAPLPSGWTSRTFSRELLAAAGVASVPGHAFGARGEGYARLALVEEEERLVCAARRIGRFLREHEPR
- a CDS encoding DUF3055 domain-containing protein; this translates as MKPNDFDFMSDSTEQTSTRFVTFITPGMHRFDLAITTTNRFYGKKLVVDMQSGRSAVLGADDLEEEGVLNSVFKLDDEQAAELSQFLSLVLGEPHFTD
- a CDS encoding site-2 protease family protein — encoded protein: MAQAEEGQSKKRAPAKGSWAWAAGLLLLLSKGKGVLLALLKFGKPLLSMAVTVGAYALIYPWTFALGFVALIFVHEMGHVWAAKRRGLPVSAPVFIPFVGALIMMKRNPKDAETEAAIAIGGPALGTVGAFVCYGIGYVTGAEVWYALAYVGFFLNLLNLLPIHPLDGGRIASAVSRWLWVVGAVLGPFVVWYTGSFLFALVWFWFLWEMYRRFKRDRNGGEPHFAEGVYEAEVAPALPAWYFSGETHRRDLPFTAYCRLDGQHVVEFWWEPVSFRGQLEVNVPCIVKNVHIRQIKPPDEHGKLTLTVRVEGTRHEPGNYYDVPSRVRWRYGLMYGGLALVLLYMMWMVQETGLPHPG
- a CDS encoding aspartyl-phosphate phosphatase Spo0E family protein; amino-acid sequence: METAEYVYDSYANSGNLADEIDILRRSMTEVFLREMSFTSEPVIEISRLLDIKINEYMKQALIAR
- a CDS encoding 5'-3' exonuclease — its product is MALIRETEPDETRRVLLIDGMAVLFRAFYATAYGGSVKRTQNGTPVNAIHGYLRYFGDAVQRFSPTHIVCCWDMGSTTFRTGQYAGYKGNRPEAPEDLVPQFGLIRDVMESFGVVNVGVRDFEADDCIGTLARRFSGEALVTIMTGDHDLLQLTDERIRVAIMKKGHGNYIVYTPEVLMEERQMTPAQIVDLKGLMGDASDNYPGVRGIGEKTAMKLIREYASIDGILENLPHISASLRRKIEDDLEMLHLSRELATIRCDAPVDLPLEQCVWNLDRVRALAMCEELEFRDRLRWIG